The proteins below are encoded in one region of Pseudonocardia sp. DSM 110487:
- the pth gene encoding aminoacyl-tRNA hydrolase — protein MPPGPALVIGLGNPGPDYADTRHNVGVGVVELLAARAGGGRFSKHRTNADVLEGRLAGRRVVFAKPRTYMNVSGGPVAGLVRYFSVPVEDLIVIHDDLDLGFGVIRLKRGGGEGGHNGLRSISASLGTKEYLRVRFGIGRPPGRQDPADYVLKRFSGTERKDLEFAIDLAADAAEALLSDGLEPAQNRFHALSG, from the coding sequence ATGCCGCCGGGCCCCGCGTTGGTGATCGGGCTCGGCAACCCCGGCCCCGACTACGCCGACACCCGGCACAACGTCGGGGTCGGCGTGGTCGAGCTGCTCGCCGCGCGGGCAGGCGGCGGCAGGTTCTCCAAGCACCGCACGAACGCGGACGTGCTCGAGGGCCGGCTCGCCGGCCGCCGGGTGGTGTTCGCGAAGCCGCGCACGTACATGAACGTGTCGGGCGGGCCGGTCGCCGGCCTCGTCCGGTACTTCTCGGTTCCGGTCGAGGACCTCATCGTGATCCACGACGACCTCGACCTCGGCTTCGGCGTGATCCGGCTCAAGCGCGGCGGCGGCGAGGGCGGGCACAACGGGCTGCGCTCTATCAGCGCGTCCCTCGGCACGAAGGAGTACCTGCGCGTCCGGTTCGGCATCGGCCGCCCGCCGGGTCGCCAGGACCCGGCCGACTACGTGCTGAAGCGTTTCTCCGGCACGGAGCGCAAGGACCTGGAGTTCGCGATCGACCTGGCCGCAGACGCAGCGGAGGCGTTGCTCTCCGACGGTTTGGAACCCGCGCAGAACAGGTTCCACGCCCTGAGCGGCTGA
- a CDS encoding 50S ribosomal protein L25/general stress protein Ctc: MAEARIDAETRTEFGKGAARRTRRAGKIPAVLYGHGTDPQHLSLPQLEFARVVREQGRNAVLSLNIGGETQLALTKTVVTHPIRPYIEHVDLLVISRGEKVGVEVQLVVVGDAAPGTMVSQELNTLEVEADVSSIPEQIEVSVEGLVVGSQIHASDVRLPAGTELKADPELLVVNVVPSPTEQQMEGEVDLEGAGVVEESPSTPAESSGSES, translated from the coding sequence GTGGCCGAGGCCCGTATCGACGCCGAGACCCGCACGGAGTTCGGCAAGGGCGCCGCCCGCCGCACCCGCCGCGCCGGAAAGATCCCCGCCGTGCTCTACGGGCACGGCACCGACCCGCAGCACCTCTCGCTCCCGCAGCTGGAGTTCGCCCGCGTGGTCCGCGAGCAGGGCCGCAACGCCGTGCTGAGCCTGAACATCGGCGGCGAGACCCAGCTCGCCCTGACCAAGACGGTGGTCACGCACCCGATCCGCCCGTACATCGAGCACGTCGACCTGCTGGTGATCAGCCGCGGCGAGAAGGTGGGCGTCGAGGTTCAGCTCGTCGTCGTCGGCGACGCCGCCCCCGGCACCATGGTCAGCCAGGAGCTCAACACGCTCGAGGTGGAGGCCGACGTCTCCAGCATCCCCGAGCAGATCGAGGTCTCCGTCGAGGGCCTCGTGGTGGGGTCCCAGATCCACGCCTCCGACGTGCGGCTGCCCGCGGGCACCGAGCTGAAGGCCGACCCGGAGCTGCTCGTCGTCAACGTCGTGCCGTCGCCCACCGAGCAGCAGATGGAGGGTGAGGTCGACCTCGAGGGCGCCGGTGTCGTCGAGGAGTCGCCCTCGACCCCGGCCGAGTCCTCCGGCTCGGAGAGCTGA
- a CDS encoding ribose-phosphate diphosphokinase: protein MSATPKKNLMLFSGRAHPELAEQVAKHLDVTITPQSAYSFANGEIFVRFEESVRGCDAFVLQAHSAPINDQIMEHLIMVDALKRASAKRITVVMPFWGYARQDKKHRGREPISARLIADMFKVAGADRIMTVDLHTAQIQGFFDGPVDHLFALPVLAEHIKRTYSDHEMAVVSPDSGRVRLAERWAETLGGTPLAFIHKTRDPRRPNEAVANRVVGEVEGRLCVVIDDMIDTGGTVAKTAEVLLKSGAKDVVVAATHGVLSGPAPDRLAACGAREVIFTDTLPIPDEKRFPTMTVLSIAPLLARAIHEVFDDGSVTSLFNGNA from the coding sequence ATGTCGGCGACGCCCAAGAAGAACCTCATGCTCTTCTCGGGGCGCGCACACCCGGAGCTCGCCGAGCAGGTGGCGAAGCACCTCGACGTGACGATCACCCCGCAGTCGGCGTACTCGTTCGCCAACGGGGAGATCTTCGTCCGGTTCGAGGAGTCGGTGCGCGGGTGCGACGCGTTCGTGCTGCAGGCGCACTCGGCGCCGATCAACGACCAGATCATGGAGCACCTGATCATGGTCGACGCCTTGAAGCGGGCGTCGGCCAAGCGGATCACCGTGGTGATGCCGTTCTGGGGCTACGCCCGCCAGGACAAGAAGCACCGCGGCCGCGAGCCGATCTCCGCCCGCCTGATCGCCGACATGTTCAAGGTCGCGGGCGCCGACCGCATCATGACCGTCGACCTGCACACCGCCCAGATCCAGGGTTTCTTCGACGGTCCGGTCGACCACCTGTTCGCGCTGCCGGTGCTCGCCGAGCACATCAAGCGCACCTACTCCGACCACGAGATGGCCGTCGTCTCCCCCGACTCCGGTCGCGTACGACTGGCCGAGCGGTGGGCCGAGACGCTCGGGGGCACCCCACTGGCGTTCATCCACAAGACCCGCGACCCGCGCAGGCCGAACGAGGCCGTCGCCAACCGGGTGGTCGGCGAGGTCGAGGGCAGGCTGTGCGTCGTGATCGACGACATGATCGACACCGGTGGCACGGTGGCCAAGACGGCCGAGGTGCTGCTGAAGTCGGGTGCGAAGGACGTCGTCGTCGCCGCAACGCACGGCGTGCTGTCCGGCCCGGCCCCCGACCGGCTCGCCGCCTGCGGGGCCCGTGAGGTGATCTTCACCGACACCCTGCCGATCCCGGACGAGAAGCGCTTCCCGACGATGACGGTCCTGTCGATCGCGCCGCTGCTTGCCCGCGCCATCCACGAGGTCTTCGACGACGGCTCGGTCACGAGCCTGTTCAACGGCAACGCCTGA
- the glmU gene encoding bifunctional UDP-N-acetylglucosamine diphosphorylase/glucosamine-1-phosphate N-acetyltransferase GlmU, which yields MLDPHGRGSSGATPSRPAAAIVLAAGEGTRMRSAVPKVLHPIAGRSLLGHAVHAVAALEPEHLVVVVGAGAEQVREAIDGMVGELARPVLVAEQHKRLGTGHAVRCALDALPADLSGPIVVTYGDVPLLEPPTLAALLADHAASGAPLALLTSEVDDPAGYGRVVRESDGTVTRIVEEVDATPEQRALREVNSGVYAFDTGFLLAAIDRLRAHNSQGELYLTDLVKIAHDDELDVRGVRCEDDWQLRGVNDRVQLASMRAELNRRLLEQWMYAGVTVIDPGSTWVDVQVRLEPDTVLHSGTQLHGATSVAGAAEIGPDTTLTDCEIGAGAKVVRTHGSGAVIGPGASVGPFAYLRPGARLGERGKIGTFVEVKNSDIGAGTKVPHLTYVGDATIGEHSNIGASSVFVNYDGVRKQRTVVGSHVRTGSDNTFVAPVHVGDGAYTGAGTVVREDVPPGALAVSAGSQRTIEGWVARKRPGTPAAEAAARAADPAIDVHGGTAR from the coding sequence ATGCTCGACCCGCACGGGCGAGGATCGTCCGGCGCCACGCCGTCCCGGCCCGCGGCGGCGATCGTGCTGGCAGCAGGTGAGGGCACGCGGATGCGGTCCGCCGTCCCGAAGGTCCTGCACCCCATCGCAGGCCGCAGCCTGCTCGGCCACGCCGTGCACGCGGTCGCGGCGCTCGAGCCCGAGCACCTCGTCGTGGTGGTCGGGGCGGGAGCCGAGCAGGTCCGCGAGGCGATCGACGGGATGGTCGGCGAGCTCGCCCGCCCGGTGCTCGTCGCCGAGCAACACAAGCGGCTGGGCACCGGCCACGCCGTCCGCTGTGCGCTCGACGCGCTGCCCGCCGACCTGTCGGGACCGATCGTCGTCACCTACGGCGACGTGCCGCTGCTCGAACCGCCCACGCTGGCCGCCCTGCTCGCGGACCACGCGGCCTCCGGCGCCCCGCTGGCGCTGCTCACCAGCGAGGTCGACGACCCGGCTGGCTACGGCCGGGTGGTGCGCGAGTCCGACGGCACCGTCACCCGGATCGTCGAGGAGGTCGACGCCACCCCAGAGCAGCGAGCCCTGCGCGAGGTGAACTCCGGCGTGTACGCCTTCGACACCGGGTTCCTGCTCGCCGCGATCGACCGCCTGCGTGCCCACAACAGCCAGGGCGAGCTCTACCTCACGGACCTGGTCAAGATCGCCCACGACGACGAGCTCGACGTGCGCGGCGTGCGCTGCGAGGACGACTGGCAGCTGCGCGGCGTCAACGACCGCGTGCAGCTGGCCTCCATGCGGGCCGAGCTCAACCGGCGCCTGCTCGAGCAGTGGATGTACGCGGGCGTCACGGTGATCGACCCCGGCAGCACGTGGGTGGACGTGCAGGTCCGGCTCGAGCCCGACACCGTGCTGCACTCCGGCACCCAGCTGCACGGCGCCACGTCGGTGGCGGGCGCGGCCGAGATCGGCCCGGACACGACCCTCACCGACTGCGAGATCGGCGCGGGCGCGAAGGTGGTGCGCACGCACGGCAGCGGCGCGGTGATCGGTCCCGGCGCGTCCGTCGGGCCGTTCGCCTACCTGCGCCCTGGCGCGCGGCTCGGGGAACGCGGCAAGATCGGCACGTTCGTCGAGGTGAAGAACTCCGACATCGGAGCGGGCACCAAGGTGCCGCACCTGACGTACGTCGGCGACGCCACGATCGGCGAGCACAGCAACATCGGCGCGTCATCCGTGTTCGTGAACTACGACGGGGTACGCAAACAACGCACGGTGGTCGGCTCGCACGTGAGGACGGGGTCGGACAACACGTTCGTCGCGCCAGTGCACGTCGGTGACGGCGCATACACCGGCGCCGGAACCGTCGTGCGTGAGGACGTCCCCCCGGGGGCGCTGGCCGTGTCGGCCGGGTCACAGCGCACCATCGAGGGGTGGGTCGCCCGCAAACGACCCGGCACCCCGGCCGCCGAGGCCGCCGCCCGCGCGGCCGACCCGGCCATCGACGTCCACGGAGGCACAGCACGGTGA
- a CDS encoding L,D-transpeptidase: MGKHSRAARVRARSLVAAAVLVVLGGFGVAGTAQADDGLVEGTPCTEDVRACVDLGAKRAWLIDDGAVVRGPVQISPGGPGHETPKGEFRVEWKDTNHRSVEYEGAPMPFAVFFAEGGIAFHEGSLRGPSKGCVRLGHDDAVEFYNFLEVGDAVEVH; the protein is encoded by the coding sequence ATGGGCAAGCACAGCAGGGCGGCACGCGTCCGCGCGCGTTCGCTGGTGGCGGCGGCCGTGCTGGTCGTTCTCGGCGGGTTCGGCGTGGCCGGTACCGCCCAGGCGGACGACGGGCTCGTCGAAGGCACCCCCTGTACGGAGGACGTGCGCGCCTGCGTCGACCTCGGCGCGAAGCGCGCGTGGCTCATCGACGACGGCGCCGTCGTGCGCGGTCCCGTGCAGATCAGCCCCGGCGGTCCCGGCCACGAGACGCCCAAGGGCGAGTTCCGCGTGGAGTGGAAGGACACGAACCACCGCAGCGTGGAGTACGAGGGTGCGCCGATGCCGTTCGCCGTCTTCTTCGCCGAGGGCGGGATCGCGTTCCACGAGGGCAGCCTCCGCGGCCCGTCGAAGGGGTGCGTGCGCCTCGGGCACGACGACGCCGTCGAGTTCTACAACTTTCTCGAGGTCGGCGACGCGGTTGAGGTCCATTAG
- a CDS encoding OsmC family peroxiredoxin: MPTRTARTAWNGDLQNGSGQVELSSSGVGTYDVSFPKRAADDADGTTSPEELIAAAHSACYSMALSAEIARAGGTPQSLDVTAAVTLSPDPAGGFRISEIALTVRAEVEGLDADGFSNAAQAAKNGCPVSKALSGTTITLDAALE, encoded by the coding sequence ATGCCGACGCGTACCGCCCGGACGGCCTGGAACGGTGACCTGCAGAACGGGTCCGGTCAGGTCGAGCTCAGCAGCAGCGGCGTCGGAACGTACGACGTCAGCTTTCCCAAGCGGGCGGCGGACGACGCCGACGGCACGACCAGCCCTGAGGAGCTCATCGCCGCCGCCCACTCGGCGTGCTACTCGATGGCACTCTCGGCCGAGATCGCGCGGGCCGGCGGCACGCCGCAGTCGCTGGACGTGACGGCTGCCGTCACGTTGTCACCGGACCCCGCGGGTGGGTTCCGGATCTCGGAGATCGCTCTCACGGTCCGCGCCGAGGTCGAGGGCCTCGACGCGGACGGGTTTAGCAATGCCGCTCAAGCGGCAAAGAACGGTTGCCCGGTCAGCAAGGCGCTGTCCGGAACCACGATCACGCTGGACGCCGCCCTCGAGTGA
- a CDS encoding epoxide hydrolase family protein, producing MTRRIELQPSGKPVGVLPAFTINVPQPALDDLHQRLARVRWPSDEEGGLDQPFLRELVARWRDGYDWHTAEAALNRLPQIRAAVGGVRIHAVHVRGRGPRPLPIVLTHGWPSTFAEFADVVGPLADPAAHGADPEDAFDVVVPSLPGYGFSDPLPAGRSRRVTDVWCELMSALGYERFAAHGGDIGAFVTTRLAIEHPLRLVGVHTGFPAEPPVDDDLSGEEQRFLRRRRLDREAGGAYAHTQRTRPLTLAYGLSDSPVGLAAWILDKWRDWSDCDGDLRTRFTHDQLLTVVSLYWLTGTIGSSFRFYREWGLSSDPDLVQRYPHSPPGIDTHRLPPGLRVGVPAAVALFGASYPRRYVERAYTDLRRLTVMPRGGHFPALEEPGLLVDDIRAFFRPLRA from the coding sequence ATGACACGCCGCATCGAGCTCCAACCATCCGGGAAGCCCGTTGGTGTGCTGCCCGCGTTCACGATCAACGTCCCACAGCCCGCACTCGACGACCTCCACCAACGGCTCGCTCGCGTCCGCTGGCCGTCCGATGAGGAGGGCGGCCTCGATCAGCCCTTCCTGCGTGAGCTGGTGGCCCGGTGGCGCGACGGGTACGACTGGCACACCGCCGAGGCGGCGCTCAACCGGCTGCCGCAGATCAGGGCGGCGGTCGGCGGGGTCCGGATCCACGCCGTGCACGTGCGCGGACGCGGCCCGAGGCCGCTGCCCATCGTGCTGACCCACGGATGGCCGAGCACGTTCGCGGAGTTCGCCGACGTCGTCGGCCCGCTGGCCGACCCGGCGGCACACGGCGCCGATCCGGAGGACGCATTCGACGTGGTTGTCCCGTCACTGCCCGGATACGGGTTCTCCGATCCGCTGCCCGCCGGCAGGTCGCGGCGGGTGACGGACGTGTGGTGCGAGCTCATGTCGGCGCTCGGCTACGAGCGCTTCGCGGCACACGGGGGCGACATCGGCGCGTTCGTCACCACACGTCTGGCGATCGAGCACCCGCTACGGCTGGTCGGCGTCCACACCGGATTCCCGGCCGAGCCACCCGTTGACGACGACCTGTCGGGCGAGGAGCAGCGGTTCCTGCGGCGCCGACGGCTCGATCGCGAAGCCGGTGGCGCGTACGCCCACACCCAGCGCACCCGCCCGCTGACGCTCGCGTACGGGCTGTCCGACTCACCGGTCGGCCTCGCCGCGTGGATCCTCGACAAGTGGCGGGACTGGAGCGACTGCGACGGCGACCTCCGCACCCGGTTCACCCACGACCAGCTGCTGACGGTGGTGAGCCTTTACTGGCTGACCGGCACCATCGGCAGCTCGTTCCGCTTCTACCGCGAGTGGGGCCTGAGCAGCGATCCCGATCTCGTGCAGCGGTACCCGCACTCCCCGCCGGGGATCGACACGCACCGGCTCCCGCCCGGCCTGCGGGTCGGGGTGCCCGCCGCGGTCGCGCTGTTCGGGGCGAGCTACCCGCGCCGGTACGTCGAGCGGGCGTACACCGACCTCCGCCGTCTCACCGTGATGCCCCGAGGCGGGCACTTCCCGGCGCTGGAGGAACCCGGGCTGCTCGTCGACGACATCCGGGCGTTCTTCCGCCCGTTGCGCGCGTGA
- a CDS encoding acyl-CoA desaturase has protein sequence MTVTAQDPLTAGPNPVITGRRTAFQHAMIYVFVAVPMIAPVVAVPLVWGWGVDWHDLLLLAVFYVLAMLGVTVGFHRHFTHKSFKAKTWLRVAMAITGSLAVQGNVLNWVADHRRHHAFSDREGDPHSPWLHGTSPLAVARGFLHAHMTWFFDRNETNQRRFIPDLLADRAVVRVSKTFGVWVAVSLLLPAVLGALISWSWTGAITGFFWGGLVRLALSNHVTWSINSICHMIGERPFRSRDRSRNFWPLAILSMGESWHNLHHADPTCARHGVLRGQIDISARVIWMFERLGWAYDVRWPTSRRLARLTAN, from the coding sequence ATGACCGTCACGGCCCAGGACCCGCTCACCGCGGGTCCCAATCCGGTGATCACCGGGCGGCGCACGGCGTTCCAGCACGCAATGATCTATGTGTTCGTGGCGGTTCCGATGATCGCGCCCGTCGTGGCCGTGCCGCTGGTGTGGGGCTGGGGAGTCGACTGGCACGATCTGCTGCTGCTCGCCGTGTTCTACGTGCTGGCGATGCTGGGCGTCACGGTCGGGTTCCACCGCCACTTCACCCACAAGTCGTTCAAGGCGAAGACGTGGCTGCGGGTCGCGATGGCGATCACCGGGTCACTCGCCGTGCAGGGCAACGTGCTCAACTGGGTGGCCGACCACCGGCGCCACCACGCCTTCTCCGACCGGGAGGGCGACCCGCACTCGCCGTGGCTGCACGGCACGTCGCCGCTCGCGGTCGCGCGCGGGTTCCTGCACGCGCACATGACCTGGTTCTTCGACCGGAACGAGACCAACCAGCGGCGCTTCATCCCCGACCTGCTCGCCGACCGGGCGGTCGTGCGGGTGAGCAAGACGTTCGGGGTGTGGGTGGCGGTGAGCCTGCTGCTCCCGGCGGTGCTCGGCGCGCTCATCTCGTGGTCATGGACCGGCGCGATCACCGGCTTCTTCTGGGGTGGGTTGGTGAGGCTCGCGCTCTCCAACCACGTCACGTGGTCGATCAACTCGATCTGCCACATGATCGGGGAGCGCCCGTTCCGCTCCCGCGACCGTTCGCGCAACTTCTGGCCGCTCGCGATCCTGTCCATGGGCGAGTCGTGGCACAACCTGCACCACGCCGACCCGACGTGTGCCCGCCACGGGGTGCTGCGCGGTCAGATCGACATCTCGGCACGGGTCATCTGGATGTTCGAGCGCCTCGGCTGGGCATACGACGTGCGCTGGCCGACCAGCCGCCGGCTGGCCCGCCTCACGGCCAACTGA
- a CDS encoding class I SAM-dependent methyltransferase, translated as MGVPAPSCRLCGSTQLRSFLDLGATPPCERILTAEETEEPEVTYPLHVRVCARCLLAQLPPLITPEDTFTEYAYFSSFSTSWVEHARRFVDDAVTRLKLGPESFVVEVASNDGYLLQHVVERGIRCLGVEPSVNVGEAAREKGVPTLTAFLTPETGEQVRKEHGPADLVSLNNVYAHIPDVIGFTRGLRSMVADDGWVSIEVQHLLTLVERTQFDTVYHEHFQYYTLLTGQRALATGGLTLVDVELLDTHGGSIRMWARPSEVAGEPSERVREVLAAEEAAGLHTAEGHDGFAEAVSRVRDDLVAFLVDARRAGKKVVGYGAPGKGNTLLNYCGIRPDLLAYTVDRNPYKHGKFTPGMRIPVLPPERIAADRPDYVLILPWNLRDELVEQLSYVREWGGKLVFPIPELEVVS; from the coding sequence GTGGGTGTCCCGGCCCCGTCCTGCCGGCTCTGCGGGTCGACGCAGCTGCGTAGCTTCCTCGATCTCGGCGCAACGCCCCCCTGTGAGCGGATCCTCACGGCGGAGGAGACCGAGGAGCCGGAGGTCACCTACCCGCTGCACGTGCGGGTGTGCGCCCGGTGCCTGCTGGCCCAGCTCCCGCCGTTGATCACGCCCGAGGACACGTTCACCGAGTACGCCTACTTCTCGTCGTTCTCGACGTCATGGGTGGAGCACGCCCGCCGGTTCGTCGACGACGCCGTGACGCGGCTGAAGCTGGGACCGGAGTCGTTCGTCGTCGAGGTCGCGAGCAACGACGGTTACCTGCTGCAGCACGTCGTCGAGCGCGGCATCCGCTGCCTCGGCGTCGAGCCGTCGGTGAACGTCGGCGAGGCGGCGCGGGAGAAGGGCGTGCCCACGCTCACCGCGTTCCTCACGCCCGAGACCGGCGAGCAGGTGCGCAAGGAGCACGGCCCGGCCGACCTCGTCTCCCTCAACAACGTCTACGCGCACATCCCGGACGTCATCGGGTTCACCCGGGGGCTGCGGTCGATGGTGGCCGACGACGGGTGGGTGTCGATCGAGGTGCAGCACCTGCTCACGCTGGTGGAGCGCACCCAGTTCGACACGGTCTACCACGAGCACTTCCAGTACTACACGCTGCTCACGGGCCAGCGGGCGCTCGCCACCGGCGGCCTCACCCTCGTCGACGTCGAGCTGCTCGACACCCACGGCGGGTCGATCCGGATGTGGGCCCGGCCCAGCGAAGTGGCCGGTGAGCCGTCGGAGCGGGTGCGCGAGGTGCTCGCCGCCGAGGAGGCAGCCGGGCTGCACACCGCGGAGGGCCACGACGGGTTCGCGGAGGCCGTGTCGCGGGTGCGCGACGACCTCGTCGCCTTCCTCGTGGACGCGCGGCGCGCGGGCAAGAAGGTCGTCGGCTACGGAGCCCCCGGCAAGGGCAACACGTTGCTCAACTACTGCGGCATCCGGCCCGACCTGCTCGCGTACACCGTGGACCGCAACCCCTACAAGCACGGCAAGTTCACGCCCGGGATGCGGATCCCGGTGCTGCCTCCGGAGCGGATCGCCGCCGATCGACCGGACTACGTGCTCATCTTGCCGTGGAACCTGCGTGACGAGCTGGTCGAGCAGCTCTCCTACGTGCGCGAGTGGGGCGGCAAGCTCGTGTTCCCGATCCCCGAGCTCGAGGTGGTCTCGTGA
- a CDS encoding sugar phosphate nucleotidyltransferase, with product MKVVLFCGGYGMRMRDGVSDLPKPMHPVGPRPLIWHVMRYYAHFGHTDFVLCLGYGAHHIKDFFLTYSETASNDFVLRGGDVHLLGSDISDWTITFVHTGLDSPIGERLRRVRRHVAGEEMFLANYADVLTDLPLNRMVEKFRRSDAVGALLAVPPQSAFHCVDVGDDDRVAGITTLQEMPLWENGGYFVLRPEIFDYLPQNGDLIMDACRPLAKEGRLMAYRHRGFWQPADTVKERHALEAAYRAGNRPWMLWEQDTDNADDEPDFVTPEHDPLQAAIASMRGALVER from the coding sequence GTGAAGGTCGTGCTGTTCTGCGGTGGCTATGGGATGCGGATGCGCGACGGCGTGTCCGATCTGCCCAAGCCGATGCACCCGGTGGGACCACGGCCGCTGATCTGGCACGTGATGCGCTACTACGCGCACTTCGGGCACACCGACTTCGTGCTGTGCCTCGGCTACGGGGCCCACCACATCAAGGACTTCTTCCTGACCTACTCCGAGACCGCGTCCAACGACTTCGTGCTGCGCGGCGGGGACGTGCACCTCTTGGGCAGCGACATCTCCGACTGGACCATCACGTTCGTGCACACCGGGCTCGACTCCCCGATCGGGGAGCGGCTGCGGCGGGTGCGCCGGCACGTGGCGGGCGAGGAGATGTTCCTGGCCAACTACGCCGACGTGCTCACCGACCTGCCGCTGAACAGGATGGTGGAGAAGTTCCGGCGCTCGGACGCGGTGGGCGCGCTGCTGGCGGTGCCGCCGCAGTCGGCGTTCCACTGCGTCGACGTGGGTGACGACGACCGGGTTGCCGGGATCACCACGTTGCAGGAGATGCCGCTGTGGGAGAACGGCGGCTACTTCGTGCTGCGCCCGGAGATCTTCGACTACCTGCCCCAGAACGGCGATCTGATCATGGATGCGTGCCGCCCGCTGGCGAAGGAGGGCCGGTTGATGGCCTACCGCCATCGCGGGTTCTGGCAGCCTGCCGACACGGTGAAGGAGCGCCACGCCCTCGAGGCGGCCTACCGGGCCGGGAACCGGCCGTGGATGCTCTGGGAGCAGGACACCGACAACGCCGACGACGAACCGGATTTCGTCACGCCCGAGCACGACCCGCTGCAGGCCGCCATCGCGAGCATGCGCGGCGCCCTCGTCGAGCGGTAG
- a CDS encoding PIG-L deacetylase family protein codes for MLTLLPERLDRMLLLGAHCDDIVIGAGGALLELCRAHPGVTVTALVLTGGGSLREEEERAALTAFCPGAKLDVTVLDLPDGRVPTRWERAKLALEELRTHGEPDLVLAPSAHDAHQDHRTLAELVPTVFRDHLTLGYEILKWDGDLAQPSVYLPLAEPVLREKIAKLHEHYGSQRDRRWFDPETFGGLARIRGVQCHARYAEAFHVGKLVLGVAPLPSGDPMDGIR; via the coding sequence GTGCTGACCCTGCTTCCCGAGCGTCTCGACCGGATGCTGCTGCTCGGTGCCCACTGCGACGACATCGTGATCGGAGCGGGTGGGGCGCTCCTCGAGCTGTGCCGCGCCCACCCCGGCGTCACGGTGACGGCGCTCGTACTCACCGGCGGCGGCTCACTCCGCGAGGAGGAGGAGCGAGCCGCGCTCACCGCGTTCTGCCCCGGCGCGAAGCTCGACGTCACGGTCCTCGACCTGCCGGACGGGCGGGTGCCGACCCGGTGGGAGCGGGCCAAGCTCGCGCTCGAGGAGCTGCGCACGCACGGTGAGCCGGACCTCGTGCTCGCCCCGTCGGCGCACGACGCCCACCAGGACCACCGCACGCTCGCCGAGCTCGTGCCCACGGTGTTCCGCGACCACCTCACGCTGGGCTACGAGATCCTCAAGTGGGACGGCGACCTCGCCCAGCCGAGCGTGTACCTCCCGCTCGCCGAGCCCGTGCTGCGCGAGAAGATCGCGAAGCTGCACGAGCACTACGGGTCCCAGCGGGACCGGAGGTGGTTCGACCCGGAGACGTTCGGCGGCCTCGCCCGGATCCGGGGCGTGCAGTGCCACGCGCGGTACGCCGAGGCGTTCCACGTCGGGAAGCTGGTGCTCGGTGTGGCGCCGCTCCCGAGTGGCGATCCGATGGACGGGATCCGGTAA
- a CDS encoding NAD(P)-dependent oxidoreductase: MRILLTGHQGYLGTVMAPILTAAGHEVTGLDSGLFADCVLGSLDVPDVQGLSTDLRDVTVEQLQGFDAVVHMAALSNDPLGSLAPEITYDINHHASTRLARLSKEAGVKRFVYASTCSVYGAQSGDELVDEDAPLKPVTPYAISKVRVEDDLAELADSDFVPVSMRNATAFGFSPRLRADIVLNNLVGHAILTNVVKVLSDGTPWRPLAHADDIAGAVAAALAAPADVVRARAYNVGTERNNRTVAEIAQAVVDAVPGSELSITGEAGNDPRSYRVDFARARKELGFEAQWSIPDGAVQLAKEYRERGLTQEAFDKKFTRLAVLAARQEKGELDGAMRVTA; the protein is encoded by the coding sequence GTGCGCATCCTGCTGACCGGCCACCAGGGCTACCTGGGCACCGTGATGGCCCCGATCCTCACCGCGGCAGGACACGAGGTGACCGGCCTGGACAGCGGCCTGTTCGCCGACTGCGTGCTCGGCTCCCTCGACGTCCCGGACGTTCAGGGCCTGTCCACCGACCTGCGTGACGTCACCGTCGAGCAGCTGCAGGGCTTCGACGCCGTCGTGCACATGGCGGCGCTGTCCAACGACCCGCTGGGCTCGCTCGCCCCGGAGATCACCTACGACATCAACCACCACGCCTCCACCCGGCTGGCGCGGCTGTCGAAGGAGGCGGGCGTCAAGCGCTTCGTCTACGCCTCCACCTGCTCGGTGTACGGCGCTCAGTCCGGCGACGAGCTCGTGGACGAGGACGCCCCGCTCAAACCGGTCACCCCTTACGCGATCTCGAAGGTCCGCGTCGAGGACGACCTCGCGGAGCTGGCCGACAGCGACTTCGTGCCGGTCTCGATGCGCAACGCCACCGCGTTCGGCTTCTCGCCGCGGCTGCGCGCCGACATCGTGCTGAACAACCTCGTGGGGCACGCGATCCTGACCAACGTGGTCAAGGTGCTCTCCGACGGCACCCCGTGGCGCCCGCTCGCCCATGCCGACGACATCGCGGGCGCCGTGGCCGCCGCGCTCGCCGCGCCCGCCGACGTGGTGCGGGCCCGCGCCTACAACGTGGGCACCGAGAGGAACAACCGCACCGTCGCCGAGATCGCCCAGGCCGTGGTGGACGCCGTGCCCGGCTCGGAGCTCTCGATCACCGGCGAGGCCGGCAACGACCCGCGCTCCTACCGCGTCGACTTCGCCCGCGCTCGCAAGGAGCTCGGGTTCGAGGCGCAGTGGTCCATCCCGGACGGCGCCGTCCAGCTGGCGAAGGAGTACCGCGAGCGCGGCCTCACCCAGGAGGCGTTCGACAAGAAGTTCACGAGGCTCGCCGTGCTGGCCGCCCGCCAGGAGAAGGGCGAGCTGGACGGGGCGATGCGCGTCACCGCCTGA